Proteins from one Enoplosus armatus isolate fEnoArm2 chromosome 4, fEnoArm2.hap1, whole genome shotgun sequence genomic window:
- the LOC139284759 gene encoding proepiregulin-like, giving the protein MLLWPYVLTKSVSSRLQTADSASLPAGQAGERPHVVKRSTQNCDSTFDKYCLNNGQCMLLVDIKEHHCKCERGFYGPRCSNPELVVQPMGEEQIIVTIFCVSLLIVGLAGALYFCCKWYKKNKFPRQQKRQGYKGVQTA; this is encoded by the exons ATGCTGCTCTGGCCATATGTGCTCACCAAGAGTGTCTCATCCAGACTGCAAACTGCAGACAGCGCCTCTCTACCTGCAG GGCAGGCAGGAGAGCGCCCTCATGTGGTGAAGCGGTCGACACAGAACTGCGACAGCACGTTTGACAAGTACTGCCTGAACAACGGCCAGTGCATGCTGCTGGTGGACATCAAGGAACACCACTGCAA GTGTGAGAGGGGCTTCTACGGCCCCAGGTGTAGCAACCCGGAGCTCGTGGTTCAGCCAATGGGAGAAGAGCAGATAATTGTCACCATTTTCTGTGTCAGTCTGCTGATTGTAGGTCTGGCCGGAGCTCTGTACTTCTGCTGTAAATG gtataagaaaaacaaattccCACGTCAGCAGAAGCGGCAGGGTTACAAAGGAGTCCAGACTGCATAG
- the LOC139284252 gene encoding epigen-like: MFAQRQTHLEKALHSALMALLLLTTAAQSALLTDSLQTTAAPDLSNSSLTTQLSNSTMEEPRVLRSHSSCGSEHENYCENGGECMYPQDNDQPFCICTSRYSGLRCHFFIDPSRTLPELEQLIAISFGVLMLFFVLAIIIYCFVYKKCIKSTPLIKSAPSESSV; encoded by the exons ATGTTTGCACAAAGACAGACGCACCTGGAGAAGG CCCTCCACTCAGCACTGATGGCGCTGCTTCTCCTGACCACAGCAGCTCAATCTGCACTGCTGACTGACAGCCTGCAGACCACAGCAGCTCCTGATTTGTCAAACTCATCTCTGACCACACAGCTCAGCAACA gcacTATGGAGGAACCTCGGGTTCTGCGCTCACACAGCTCATGTGGAAGCGAACATGAAAACTACTGTGAAAACGGTGGAGAGTGCATGTACCCCCAAGACAACGACCAACCTTTTTGCAT CTGCACGTCCAGGTACAGCGGGCTTCGCTGCCATTTCTTCATCGATCCCTCTCGCACTCTGCCTGAGTTAGAGCAACTGATTGCCATCAGTTTTGGGGTACTCATGCTCTTCTTCGTCCTGGCCATCATCATTTACTGCTTTGTCTATAAGAA gtgtataaaatcaacACCGCTGATAAAATCTGCACCATCTGAGTCATCAGTGTGA